In Polyangiaceae bacterium, the DNA window CCGTCGTGCCGCCCGTCCCACCCGTGGGCGTGCCCGCGTCCTTCTTGGCGCCGCCCCCGAGCAGATCGTCGTCCGATGGCGCCAACAAGGAGCAACCCCCTGCCACCGCCGAAGCGAGCAGCGCGAAGCCGAGCCAGCTGCCACGTCCCATGATCGGAGAGCGTACCACGCGCTACGAGGGTTTGTCGGTCCGCCGCGAGCACGCCGCGGCGCGCCTCGTGAGCAGCGCTCGTTCCGTCTCGTTCTCGGTGAGCTCCGCCGCTTTCTCGAGCTCTCCGCGCGCTTCCTCGAAGCGCTCGAGCTTCATCAACAAGTCCGCCCGCACCGCGGGAAGCAGGTGGTAGCGGTCGAGGGCGCCGTCCTCGACCAGGCCGTCCACCAACTCGAGCCCCGCCTCGGGCCCCAGCGCCATGCCGACGGCCACGGCGCGGTTCAGCGCGACCACGGGAGACGGCACTCGCTCCAACAGCAGGCCGTAGAGCGCCGTGATGGCGTGCCAGTCCGTCTGCTCCGCCGTGAGCGCTCGCGCGTGGCAGGCAGCGATGGCCGCTTGCAGCTGGTACGGCCCCGGCTGCGCCGCCTTGGCCCGGGCTCGCTCCAGGGCCGCGAGCCCGCGGTGGATCAGGAGCTGGTCCCACTTCGCGCGGTTCTGCTCCATGAGCAGCACCGGCTCGCCGTCAGGCCCGGTGCGCGCGTGGGTGCGCGACGCTTGGATCTCCATCAGCGCGACGAGCCCGTGAACCTCCGCCTCGTCCGGCAACAGCTCGGCGAGCACTCGACCGAGACGCAGCGCATCGGCGCACAGCGTCGGTCGCATCCAGTCGTCCCCGGAGGTGGCGGAGTAGCCCTCGTTGAAGATCAGGTACACCACCTCGAGCACCGACGGCAGCCGCTCGGCGAGCTCGTGCTTCTGTGGCACTTCGAAGGCGACGTTCTTCTCGGCGAGGGTACGCTTTGCCCGCACGATCCGCTGAGCGATGGTGGGCTCTGTAGCAAGGAACGCCCGGGCGATCTCGTCGCTGGTGAGCCCGCCCAGGAGCCTCAAGGTGAGTGCCACGCGCGCCTCGGTGGACAGCACCGGATGGCAGGCGATGAACACCAAGCGCAAGAGGTCGTCCCGCACCGGGTCGTCGATGTGCGCTTCGATATCGGGCTCCGCCGCCGCATCCACGTCCCGCGCGATTTCGTCGTGCTTGCCGCCGGCCATCTTGCGGTGACGCAACACGTTGATGGCGCGGCGCTTCGCCGTGGTCATCAGCCACGCGCCGGGGTTTTCCGGCACCCCGCTCTCCGGCCACTCCGACAGCGCCGCCACCAGCGCGTCCTGCGCCAGCTCCTCGGCCAGCCCCACGTCCTTCACCATGCGCGTCAGCGCGCCGATCAGGCGCGGCGACTCGATGCGAAACACCGCGTCGATCGCGCGCTGGGCTTCCGACCTGCTCACCCTCGCCGAACTACCACGCTTCGCCGTCAAAGAGGCGCTGGGTCGAGCTATTCGTCGCACTCCGAGCTCGGAAACTGGCGGCACAGCGCGGCGAAGAGCGCCTCCTCCTTCTCGCTCGCCGTGCCTGCCCGCACCTTGATGGCGAGCTGGGCGATCACTCCCTCGATTGGCCTGCGGAATTGCTCGTCGCTCGGCGAGGCCGGAGGTCGAGCACTCCCGCTCTCTTCCACCTCGACCGACTCCGGCGTGTCGTCCCCGAAACCGCCCAGCGGCTGGGATGTCGGGTCTGCCAACACCAAGGGTTCGGGCGGCACGCTGCGCTCGCTGCGCCACATGCGCTCCTCGGAAAAGAGCGCGTGCAGCAGCAGTGCTCCGACGATGGCGGCCGCCGCCGTCAGCGCGAACCAACTGTCGTGCCAGCGACTCACCACGTGACGATAGCGCTCCGCGAGGTTCCGCGCCGCACCAACATCCTGGTGGAGAAACGCTCAGCCCGTTTTCAAGGTGATGACGGCGATCTCCGGAGCAACGCCCAACCGGAGCGGCGGCCCCGTGGTACCCAGGCCCGCGTTCACGTACAGCTGAGCCGAGCCGCGGCGATAGAGCCCCTGCGCGTGCTTGCCCGTCAGGCTCGCGATGTTCACGCGGCGCGCGAGTCCCGGCAGGCCGATCTGTCCGCCGTGAGTGTGGCCCGAGAGCGTGAGCTCCACGCCCCGCTCGGCGGCCGCTTCGAAGAAGTCGGGGTAGTGGGACAAGAGCACCGTGACGGCGCCCTCGGGACGGCGCGCGAGGGTCTGCTCCAGGTCGTCTCGACCGGTGTAGCGATCTCCGAGCCCCGCCAACACCAGCGCGGCGCCTTCGCGCTCGATCACGTGCTGCTCGTTGCGCAGCACGCGGGCGCCACGAGCTTCGAGGGCATCGACCAGCTCACTCTCGTTCCATTGATCGTGATTGCCCATCGACACCCACACGCCCTGCTTGGCGCGGAGCGCGCCCACGACCTCGGCGGCGTCGCGATAGAAGGCCGTGCCCGCCGTCACCAGATCCCCGGTGACGAGCGCGACGTCCGGCTCGGTGGAGCTCGCCAGCGCCGCCCACTCGAGGCCGCGCTCGACGCGGTCGAAGCTTCCGATGTGGAGATCGCTGAGCTGCGCCACCACGAAGCCGTCGAAGGCCGGCGGCAAGCCCGGGATCACCACCGAAAAGCGATGCACGCGCACCCGCCGGCGGCGAATCCACACGGCGTAGGCGGACACCACGAGCCCTGACAGATAGGCGGCGGCGGCCACCCGCGGCAGGCTCACGCCGAACCCGAGCGCTACTGCACCGGGGAGCAGCAGCAGCGTGCCGATGAAGCACGCGCCCCAATGCACGAACAGCGGCTCGTCCACCAGCCGCGTGACCCAGCGGGGCTTGGGCACGTCGTGGGCGAGCCGATGCAGGCGCAGCGTGACGAGGAGCCACACGCCGATGGCCAGCAGCCAACCCCACGTCACGACGGCCGCGAGCGCGAGCGCCAGAACGGCGTGCGCTGCGGCCGTCAGACCATGCGCGATGAGGATGAAGCGCGTTCGGCGGCTCATCACCGAACGCCTGCGTGCATCAGACGCTGACTAGCTCCTTGAGCTTGGCCTTGGTGGTCAGCCCAACGTGCTGCGCCGCCCGCTCGCCGTTCTTGAACACCATGACGGTGGGCACGCCACGCACGCCATACTTGCCCGCGGTGATGGGGGACTCGTCCACGTCCAGCTTTCCGACCTTGATCTCTCCGTCCATCTCGGTCGCGACCTGATCCACGATGGGCGCGAGGGCCTTGCAGGGGCCGCACCAGGTGGCGGTGAAGTCGACCAGCACGGGCTTGTCGCTCTTCAGCACTTCTTGATCGAAGTTGACGTCGTTGAATACGTGCACTTTTTCGGATGCCATGAGTTCTCCAGCGAAAGCGGGGTGAGGGCGAAACATAATCACCCACCCCGGGCTCGAAAAGCGTCTGCCGAAGACTCGAGCTTTGTGGCTGAATTTCCAGGGGAAAGCTGCGCGCCCGGGGACCCTGCGGCGTGGGACGTGCTACATCCTCGGTTCCTGCCGAGGAGTGCCGACGAATGCTGATCGTGATGAGCCAGGGCGCCACCGCCGCGCAGATCGAAGCGGTCTGCGAGCGGATCCGGGAGCTCGGCTACACCCCCAACGAGATCCCCGGAGCCGTGCGCATTGCCATCGGCATCACCGGCAACAAGACGGCCCTCGACCCGGCGCTGTTCAACCGACTGCCCGGCGTGTTCGACGCCGTCCCCGTCAGCAAGCCCTACAAGCTGGTGAGCCGGGAGGTGAAGCCGGACGACACCGTGATCCAGGTCGGGAACACCAAGATCGGCGGCGGCAACCTGACGCTGATGGCGGGGCCATGCTCGGTGGAATCGCGGGAGCAGGTGCTGAACACCGCGCGCCACGTGAAGAAGCACGGCGCCACGGTGCTGCGTGGTGGCGCGTTCAAGCCGCGCACGAGCCCGTACGATTTTCAGGGCCTGCGGGAGGAGGGCCTGAAGCTCCTGGCGGAGGCTCGCGACGAGACCGGCATGCCCATCATCACCGAGGTGAAGGATACGGAGACCCTCGGGTTGGTGGCGGAGTACGCCGACATCCTGCAAATCGGCGCCCGCAACATGCAAAACTTCTCGCTGTTGGAAGCCGTGGGCAGCCTGGGCAAGCCGGTGATGCTCAAGCGCGGCATGTCGAGCACGGTGAAGGAGTGGTTGATGGCCGCCGAGTACATCGTGTCGCGAGGCAACTACGAGGTCATCTTGTGCGAGCGCGGCATCCGCACCTTCGAGACCCTGACACGGAACACGCTGGATCTCGGCGTGGTGCCGCTGCTCCGGGAGATCACGCATTTGCCGGTGATCGTGGATCCATCCCACGGCACCGGCGTGGCCACGGCGGTCACGCCCATGGCCCGCGCGGCGGTGGCGGCCGGGGTGGACGGCGTGATGGTCGAGGTCCACCCGGACCCGGCCAAGGCGCTGTCCGATGGCCCTCAGGCCCTCACCTTCGACATGTTCGAAGCGCTGAGCCAGGACCTCGAGCGCGTGGCCGGCGTCCTTGGACAGAAGCTCGCCTGACGCGTGCGCATCGACGACCCCCTGGCCCTGCGTCTGGAACCGTACCTGGGTGTGCCCTGGAGCGCGCCGTGGACGGCGGAGGCGGTGATCGCCACGCTGGAGCCGATGGTGCTCGAGGAGCGGCGCCAGCGGATCTTGGAAGTGATTGCGGGGCGCGTGGGCAGCGTCACGGTGCTGATGGACGCACCCAACGATCCGCACAACGGAGCAGCGGTGATGCGCACGGCGGACGCGTTCGGTGTGCAGATCGTGCACGTGGTGCCTCGCGCGGAGGGCTTCTTCGTGTCGAGCAGCGTGGCCAAGGGCACGCAGCGATGGATCGACACGGTGCAGCACGAGAGCGCCGAAGCCGCCGTGCGCTCTCTCCGACAGCAGGGCTTCGAGCTGGTCGCCACCCATCCGAAGGGCGAGCTCGAGCCGGCGGATCTGGCCCAGGTGAAGAAGCTGTGCCTGGTGCTGGGCAACGAGCACGACGGCATACGCGACGCGCTGGCCCAAGCCGCGGATCGCTCCGTGCGCATCCCGATGCGGGGCTTCGTGGAGAGCCTGAATGTGAGCGTGGCCGCCGCGGTGCTGCTGGCGGCGGCGGCGGGCCCTCGGCCCGGGGACCTGCCCGACCGAGAGCGGCGTTTGCTGTACGCCCGCGGCTTGTACCAGACCGTGAATCGAGCCGCGGAGGTGCTGGAGGCATCGGAAATTCCCGCGGATCCGGCCTCGCGCATCCCCCGGTGACACGACGCCGCGCCTGTACTAGCGTGCCGCCGCATTCCCATGGCGAGGCACAGCTCGGACGTCAGCGTGCTGGGGGCCGATTCTCGGGTCACCGGCCGAATCAGCGGTGAAGGCGCGCTTCGCGTCGAGGGCACCCTCAGCGGTGACGTACAGGTCACCGGCAAGGTAGAGGTTCTGCCCGGCGCGACGGTAGAGGGCGACATCAGCGCCGAGTCTCTGGACCTGTCCGGCTCGCTTTCGGGGGACGCGAGCTGTCAGGGTCCAATCTGGGTCCGCGCCGGAGCGACGGTCAAAGGTGACCTGCGTGGCTCCAGCGTGGCCATCGAAGCCGGCTCCTCGGTGGACGTTCGGCTGGATACGGATTTCACCCTCGACCTGGGATCCACTGGACGCCGCCGCTGAGGCGCCAGCGAAACGGAGCGACGCATGGCAGGCACGGTGATTGGAGACGGACTCACCATCGAAGGCGAGATCACGGGAGACGACGAGGTGGTCGTGCACGGAACGGTGCGCGGAACCCTGACCTCGTCGGGCCCGGTCTCGGTGGCATCCACCGGAGTGGTGGAAGCGGACGTCAGCGCGAGCTCGCTGAGCGTGGCGGGCCAAGTGACGGGCAACGCCACGGCACGGGATCGCGTGGACATCCAGGCGGGTGGCCGCCTGGTGGGCGACGTGAAAGCAGCTCGACTGACGATTGCAGACGGCGCGTCCTTCAAGGGCAGCGTCGACATGGACGTGTGACGAGGCGATGGCAGCCGCAGCATCCATCATTGCAGAAGGCAGCGTCGTCCGCGGAAACGTCCGCGGAAAGGGCTCGATCGAGATCCGCGGGCGCGTGGAAGGCGACGTGGAGGTCGACGGTGACGTGGCCCTGGGCGAAGGCTCCGGGGTGGACGGCAACGTGAGCGGCGCGCAGATCGTGGTGGCCGGCCAGGTCGCGGGAGATCTGCGCGGAACGGAAGCCGTGCTGCTCGAACGCGGCGCCCGCGTGGTCGGGGATCTCGTCGCGCCGCGCATCGGCATCGCGGAAGGCGCGCTGGTGCGCGGCCAGGTCCGCACCGAAGGGGACGCCCCTGCGCCCCGGCGGGCGAACGTCGCGCCGGCACGCCGCGTGGCCCCCGAACCGCCCAAGCAACGACCGGCCCCGGCGGTGCCCGCGGCCCCCGCGGCCAAACCCGCGCCCGCTCCCAAGGCGGAAGCCGCGCCCGAGAAGCCGAAGCCCGCAGAGCGCAAGGATGGCCCGCCGGCCCCGGTGGTGCCCGCCTTGGGCAAGGGCGTGCGCGGAAAGAAGAAGCGGACCAAGCGAACGTGAAGCGCGCGCGACTGCTCTCGCTGCTCACGGAGCGCTCCTTCCAGCGCAAGCGCGTGGTGCTCGCCTCCGGCAAGGAGAGCGACTTCTTCATCGACTGCAAGCAGACGGTGCTCACTGCCGAGGGCCACGCGCTGGTGGGCGAGCTCATGTTCGAAGCCCTCGAGAAGCTGCCCGCGTGCAAGGCCGTGGCCGGCGTCGCCCTCGGCGGCTGCCCCCTCGCCAGCGCCGTCTCGCTCATCAGCCACCAGAAGGGGCGGGACCTGCCGGCCTTCTACGTGCGCAAAGAGAAGAAGGACCACGGCAGCGCCAAGCTGGTGGAGGGCGACCGTGCGCTGTCCCCCGACCTGCCGGTGGCGCTCCTGGAAGACGTGATCACCACCGGAGGCTCCAGCCTCAAGGCGGTGGAGGCGCTGTCCGCCGCGGGAGCCAAAGTGGTCGGCATCGTGGCCCTGGTAGATCGCCTGGAGGGCGGCCGGGAGGCCATCGAAGCCGCCGGTTTGCCCCTAGAATCGCTGTTCACGCGAAACGACTTCATGAGCTGACGCTGCCGGGGTAACTTTGGTCGGCCCCGTCTTCGCATGAGCGCTTCTTCCACGTTTCGGTTTGCCTCGGCCCTGCTCGTCGTGAGCCTGGGTGCTTCCGTAGCCCAGGCGGAGGAGGAGCCAGAGCGCCGCCAGATGACTCAGGCCGAGATCGAAGCCTGGCTGGATGCCCGCGGTATGCCCGGAGGCAAGGACATCGGCTCGGTGGAAGAGCCGCCGGAGGTTCCGCCCCCGCCGCCGCGCGCCAGCGGCATCGTGATCGAATCCACCGTCGGCGCCCTGGGCCACCTGGGCCCCCTCAAGAACGTCTCCCCGACCTCGCCCTGGTTCAACTTGAAGCTCGGCTTCGAGCCCCTCACGTGGCTCATGCTCTTCGGTCAAGGTGAGCTGTCGGTGTCCAACACCAGCTACGCCAACCCACCGCCGGAGCCGCGCACCTACAACATGTATGGCTTCGGCGGCGGCCTGCGCTTCACGGTACGACCGACGGATCGCATCGGCATCTACCTGCAAGGCGAGGTCGGTGCAGCCGAGATCGACGAGGACGTGCTCTTTGTCTACGGCTACACCAACGCGGATCAGCTGAACCTGTACTATGGCGGTGAGCTCGGCTTCGAGTGGTACCAGGTGAATCCGCACCTCGGTCTCGCCCTGCACGGCGGCGTCCGCAACTACGACGCAGGTCTGGGCCGTGATCGCTCGAGCCAGGTGGCCTTGGCCTGGATCGGCGGAGCGTCGCTGCGCTACGCGTTTGATCTTTGATTCCTCGGGGATTCGCCTCGGGGTTTCTTCTACACCGCTCCAACTTGCGACGCCCGGCGTCTCTCCCATCCGGCAAACAAGCCGGCGCCCGGCCTCCTCGGTGATTCGCCGAAGGCGAATCATCTCGGGGATTTTTCTACACCGCTCCAACTTGCGACGCCCGGCGTCTCTCCCACCCGGCAAACAAGCATGCGCCCGGCCTCCTCGGTGATTCGCCGAAGGCGAATCATCTCGGGGATTTTTCTACTCCGCTCCAACTTGCGACGCCCCGCGACTCTTCTACCCGGCAAACAAGTACGCGCCCGGCCTCGCCGGGTTCTCCCTCGTGTCTCAGTTCCACGACGTGATCTGATCGTGCCAAAGACCGTCCATCGGGTTCCAGCGAACGGGTCCCCTAACCCCGTTCGCATTCCATCCGGACACGTTGCAAGCCGGCTCGCGATCCATCCGGACACGTCGCAAGCCGAGTCGCTCTCCAGTCCGGAT includes these proteins:
- a CDS encoding metallophosphoesterase, with product MSRRTRFILIAHGLTAAAHAVLALALAAVVTWGWLLAIGVWLLVTLRLHRLAHDVPKPRWVTRLVDEPLFVHWGACFIGTLLLLPGAVALGFGVSLPRVAAAAYLSGLVVSAYAVWIRRRRVRVHRFSVVIPGLPPAFDGFVVAQLSDLHIGSFDRVERGLEWAALASSTEPDVALVTGDLVTAGTAFYRDAAEVVGALRAKQGVWVSMGNHDQWNESELVDALEARGARVLRNEQHVIEREGAALVLAGLGDRYTGRDDLEQTLARRPEGAVTVLLSHYPDFFEAAAERGVELTLSGHTHGGQIGLPGLARRVNIASLTGKHAQGLYRRGSAQLYVNAGLGTTGPPLRLGVAPEIAVITLKTG
- the trxA gene encoding thioredoxin; the encoded protein is MASEKVHVFNDVNFDQEVLKSDKPVLVDFTATWCGPCKALAPIVDQVATEMDGEIKVGKLDVDESPITAGKYGVRGVPTVMVFKNGERAAQHVGLTTKAKLKELVSV
- a CDS encoding RNA polymerase sigma factor; this translates as MSRSEAQRAIDAVFRIESPRLIGALTRMVKDVGLAEELAQDALVAALSEWPESGVPENPGAWLMTTAKRRAINVLRHRKMAGGKHDEIARDVDAAAEPDIEAHIDDPVRDDLLRLVFIACHPVLSTEARVALTLRLLGGLTSDEIARAFLATEPTIAQRIVRAKRTLAEKNVAFEVPQKHELAERLPSVLEVVYLIFNEGYSATSGDDWMRPTLCADALRLGRVLAELLPDEAEVHGLVALMEIQASRTHARTGPDGEPVLLMEQNRAKWDQLLIHRGLAALERARAKAAQPGPYQLQAAIAACHARALTAEQTDWHAITALYGLLLERVPSPVVALNRAVAVGMALGPEAGLELVDGLVEDGALDRYHLLPAVRADLLMKLERFEEARGELEKAAELTENETERALLTRRAAACSRRTDKPS
- a CDS encoding polymer-forming cytoskeletal protein codes for the protein MAAAASIIAEGSVVRGNVRGKGSIEIRGRVEGDVEVDGDVALGEGSGVDGNVSGAQIVVAGQVAGDLRGTEAVLLERGARVVGDLVAPRIGIAEGALVRGQVRTEGDAPAPRRANVAPARRVAPEPPKQRPAPAVPAAPAAKPAPAPKAEAAPEKPKPAERKDGPPAPVVPALGKGVRGKKKRTKRT
- the aroF gene encoding 3-deoxy-7-phosphoheptulonate synthase gives rise to the protein MLIVMSQGATAAQIEAVCERIRELGYTPNEIPGAVRIAIGITGNKTALDPALFNRLPGVFDAVPVSKPYKLVSREVKPDDTVIQVGNTKIGGGNLTLMAGPCSVESREQVLNTARHVKKHGATVLRGGAFKPRTSPYDFQGLREEGLKLLAEARDETGMPIITEVKDTETLGLVAEYADILQIGARNMQNFSLLEAVGSLGKPVMLKRGMSSTVKEWLMAAEYIVSRGNYEVILCERGIRTFETLTRNTLDLGVVPLLREITHLPVIVDPSHGTGVATAVTPMARAAVAAGVDGVMVEVHPDPAKALSDGPQALTFDMFEALSQDLERVAGVLGQKLA
- a CDS encoding polymer-forming cytoskeletal protein, which encodes MARHSSDVSVLGADSRVTGRISGEGALRVEGTLSGDVQVTGKVEVLPGATVEGDISAESLDLSGSLSGDASCQGPIWVRAGATVKGDLRGSSVAIEAGSSVDVRLDTDFTLDLGSTGRRR
- a CDS encoding RNA methyltransferase, with translation MRIDDPLALRLEPYLGVPWSAPWTAEAVIATLEPMVLEERRQRILEVIAGRVGSVTVLMDAPNDPHNGAAVMRTADAFGVQIVHVVPRAEGFFVSSSVAKGTQRWIDTVQHESAEAAVRSLRQQGFELVATHPKGELEPADLAQVKKLCLVLGNEHDGIRDALAQAADRSVRIPMRGFVESLNVSVAAAVLLAAAAGPRPGDLPDRERRLLYARGLYQTVNRAAEVLEASEIPADPASRIPR
- the pyrE gene encoding orotate phosphoribosyltransferase, whose protein sequence is MKRARLLSLLTERSFQRKRVVLASGKESDFFIDCKQTVLTAEGHALVGELMFEALEKLPACKAVAGVALGGCPLASAVSLISHQKGRDLPAFYVRKEKKDHGSAKLVEGDRALSPDLPVALLEDVITTGGSSLKAVEALSAAGAKVVGIVALVDRLEGGREAIEAAGLPLESLFTRNDFMS
- a CDS encoding polymer-forming cytoskeletal protein encodes the protein MAGTVIGDGLTIEGEITGDDEVVVHGTVRGTLTSSGPVSVASTGVVEADVSASSLSVAGQVTGNATARDRVDIQAGGRLVGDVKAARLTIADGASFKGSVDMDV